In Aequorivita sp. H23M31, a single window of DNA contains:
- a CDS encoding DUF3467 domain-containing protein, whose translation MADQKKQPNQGQINIELDETVAQGIYSNLAIINHSVSEFVVDFVTIMPGIPKSKVKSRIILTPQHAKRFLKALNDNVKRFENAHGEIKDYEQPPIPLNFGPTGEA comes from the coding sequence ATGGCAGATCAAAAAAAACAGCCCAATCAGGGACAGATAAATATCGAACTGGATGAGACCGTAGCTCAAGGTATATATAGCAACTTGGCAATTATAAACCATTCCGTATCGGAATTCGTAGTGGATTTTGTTACCATTATGCCTGGAATTCCAAAGAGCAAGGTTAAGTCAAGAATCATTTTGACCCCGCAGCACGCTAAAAGATTTTTAAAGGCTTTGAATGACAATGTCAAGCGTTTTGAAAATGCTCACGGTGAGATAAAGGATTATGAGCAACCACCAATACCACTTAATTTTGGTCCTACTGGAGAAGCATAA
- a CDS encoding AAA family ATPase — MENPEDYNNDLHFNTRIPLEELKMAVEGIKGQLSKIIIGQEDFIELLIVGLLANGHVLIEGVPGIAKTITAKLFAKTLKTDFSRIQFTPDLMPSDVLGTSILNMKTSEFEFKKGPIFSNVILIDEINRAPAKTQAALFEVMEERQITMDGICHKMDYPFFVLATQNPVEQEGTYELPEAQLDRFLFKIKVGYPKLEEEILILKTHHLRKQVIPENIIEPVIGPEELKTFRAQVQDIMIEDKILEYIAQMVNKTRNHPHLFLGGSPRASLAIMNASKAFAAINGRDFVTPEDVKKTLVPVLGHRLILSPEREMEGMTPETFIDIISQTIEIPR, encoded by the coding sequence ATGGAAAACCCAGAAGATTACAATAACGATTTGCACTTTAACACCCGGATTCCTTTGGAAGAATTAAAAATGGCGGTAGAGGGTATAAAGGGACAACTTTCCAAAATAATCATTGGACAAGAAGATTTTATAGAATTGCTCATTGTGGGACTTTTAGCCAACGGCCATGTATTAATCGAGGGCGTTCCTGGAATAGCCAAAACTATTACGGCAAAACTTTTTGCCAAAACTTTGAAAACCGATTTCAGTAGGATTCAATTCACGCCAGATTTAATGCCAAGCGATGTTTTGGGAACTTCGATATTAAATATGAAAACTTCAGAATTCGAATTTAAAAAAGGCCCGATTTTCTCCAATGTAATTCTGATCGATGAAATAAACCGAGCTCCGGCAAAGACACAAGCTGCCCTTTTTGAGGTAATGGAAGAAAGACAAATAACTATGGATGGAATCTGTCATAAAATGGACTATCCTTTTTTTGTTTTGGCAACCCAAAATCCCGTTGAGCAAGAAGGAACTTATGAGCTGCCCGAAGCACAATTGGACCGTTTTCTCTTTAAAATTAAAGTTGGATATCCCAAATTGGAGGAAGAAATACTGATTTTAAAAACACATCATCTCAGAAAACAGGTAATTCCAGAAAATATAATTGAACCCGTAATAGGTCCGGAAGAACTCAAAACTTTTCGTGCGCAGGTGCAGGATATAATGATTGAGGATAAAATTCTAGAATATATCGCTCAAATGGTAAACAAAACTAGAAACCATCCCCATTTATTTTTGGGTGGATCACCGCGTGCGTCCCTGGCAATTATGAATGCCAGCAAAGCTTTTGCGGCAATAAATGGAAGAGATTTTGTGACTCCCGAAGACGTCAAAAAAACTTTAGTGCCTGTTCTGGGCCATCGACTCATACTTTCTCCCGAACGTGAAATGGAGGGAATGACTCCGGAAACATTTATTGATATAATATCCCAAACTATTGAGATACCGAGGTAA
- a CDS encoding DUF4350 domain-containing protein, with product MLKSQKIILFVFLALLAALVYLEATRPQPVNWFPSYDRRDKIPLGTFVLHKLVEDSFKNDFEETDLPPFEFLQQENLHGNYLFINDDLDFGKTELDSLFNWASKGNNVFISANYLNKKLLDTFKLKMRTQVSLSSIITEPLVTLTNKHLSSGKTFHIERNLPVRYFSQIDTISQIVLGVSGIYENSATIREPEINFIQIPWEKGNFFLHTQPEVFSNFFLLKGENFTYTANLLSYLNNGKTIYWDNYYKSGKHIDISPLRVLLNNKFFKWAYYFILIGMLLFIIFEGKRKQRSIPIVHPLVNKSYEYTRTIAGMYLDKNEYHAIAQKQIVLFLEYIRTHLRLPTENINERFFRSVAERSGNTLPDTIDLFSLIKKINSQNNTGKDELMSLYKKISSFKDAGKGE from the coding sequence TTGCTTAAATCCCAAAAAATAATACTCTTTGTTTTTCTGGCATTGCTTGCGGCCCTGGTGTATCTGGAAGCAACTCGGCCTCAACCAGTGAACTGGTTTCCAAGTTACGACAGGAGGGATAAAATTCCTTTGGGCACGTTTGTACTGCACAAGTTAGTAGAGGATTCTTTTAAAAATGATTTTGAAGAAACCGATCTTCCTCCTTTTGAATTTTTACAGCAAGAAAACCTTCACGGAAACTACCTTTTTATAAATGACGATCTCGACTTCGGAAAAACAGAATTAGACTCTTTATTTAACTGGGCCTCCAAAGGGAACAATGTTTTTATCTCTGCGAATTATTTGAATAAAAAGTTGCTGGATACTTTTAAGCTCAAAATGAGAACGCAGGTTAGCCTTTCCAGCATAATTACGGAACCGCTTGTAACATTGACTAACAAGCACTTGTCCTCGGGAAAAACATTTCATATTGAAAGAAATCTGCCCGTGCGATATTTCTCCCAAATAGATACGATATCCCAAATTGTTTTGGGCGTTTCGGGAATCTATGAAAACTCCGCAACAATAAGGGAACCAGAGATTAACTTTATTCAAATTCCTTGGGAAAAAGGTAATTTTTTCCTCCATACCCAACCCGAAGTATTTTCAAATTTCTTTCTTCTTAAAGGCGAAAACTTCACTTATACGGCAAACCTCCTTTCTTATTTAAATAATGGAAAAACTATTTACTGGGATAATTACTACAAATCTGGAAAGCATATTGATATCTCTCCTCTTAGGGTGTTATTGAACAATAAATTTTTTAAATGGGCATATTATTTCATTCTTATAGGAATGTTACTTTTTATAATTTTTGAAGGAAAACGAAAACAGAGAAGCATTCCCATTGTTCACCCGCTGGTCAACAAAAGTTATGAATATACCCGCACCATCGCCGGAATGTATTTGGATAAAAACGAATATCACGCCATAGCTCAAAAGCAAATTGTGCTTTTTCTTGAATATATTCGAACGCATCTGAGATTGCCTACGGAAAACATCAACGAGCGCTTTTTCAGATCGGTTGCAGAACGTAGCGGAAACACTTTGCCAGATACTATCGACTTGTTTAGCCTGATCAAAAAGATAAATTCCCAAAACAATACGGGGAAAGATGAATTAATGAGCTTGTACAAGAAGATAAGTTCATTTAAAGACGCGGGCAAAGGAGAGTAG
- a CDS encoding DUF58 domain-containing protein, whose protein sequence is MFLKSFYLTPRFFYAMAVLSVLFLFSYWWQWLYGIIWILVLVLGVFVFFEFSMLYRKKAMEGERILPEKFSNSDFNSVSILLQNKYSFRINISIIDELPVQFQKRDFLKNISIAGKSKSTFTYEVRPVSRGEYFFGNLNCYVSSDIGLIRRRFTFNKEQMVKVYPSFVQMKKYDFLSIDNRLSHHGFRKIRRIGHTMEFEQIKEYVIGDDVRTVNWKATGKNARLMVNQFQDEKMQPVYSIIDTSRVMKMPFNGLSLLDYAINSSLAFSNIALKKNDKVGLLDFSNKSGKFLKTEAKKSYLNVILETLYNIDTKFLDADYGVLQSLVKRRIPQRSLLMLYTNFEHISSLHRQLPYLQAIAKKHMLVVIFFENTELKSLIDSEAKTVSEIVDQTIAQEFALDKKLMVRELQQRGIQTVLTSPEDLTVSTINKYLEIKARGLL, encoded by the coding sequence ATGTTTTTAAAGTCCTTTTATTTAACACCACGCTTCTTTTACGCAATGGCAGTGCTATCGGTGCTGTTTTTATTTTCGTATTGGTGGCAGTGGTTGTATGGTATTATTTGGATTTTGGTTCTGGTTTTGGGAGTTTTTGTTTTTTTTGAGTTCAGTATGCTTTATCGTAAAAAGGCAATGGAGGGAGAGAGAATTCTTCCAGAAAAATTCTCGAATAGTGATTTCAATTCCGTTTCGATTTTGCTGCAGAACAAATATTCCTTTAGAATCAACATATCCATAATTGACGAATTGCCTGTACAATTTCAAAAGCGGGATTTTCTAAAAAATATTTCCATTGCTGGAAAGAGTAAAAGTACATTTACCTATGAAGTACGACCAGTGTCTCGCGGCGAATACTTTTTTGGGAATCTAAACTGTTATGTCTCTTCAGATATTGGCTTGATTCGGAGACGATTCACCTTTAATAAGGAACAAATGGTGAAGGTTTACCCATCCTTCGTACAAATGAAGAAATATGATTTCCTATCAATAGACAATCGTCTATCGCATCATGGCTTTCGTAAAATCCGTAGAATTGGCCATACTATGGAATTTGAGCAAATAAAAGAATACGTTATAGGCGACGATGTACGGACTGTAAATTGGAAAGCTACGGGAAAGAATGCCCGTTTGATGGTCAATCAATTTCAGGATGAAAAGATGCAACCCGTGTATTCTATCATCGATACTAGCCGTGTCATGAAAATGCCGTTTAACGGGTTGAGTTTGTTGGACTACGCCATCAACAGTTCCCTAGCTTTTTCGAATATCGCTTTAAAAAAGAATGACAAGGTGGGATTGCTGGACTTTTCGAACAAATCAGGTAAGTTTCTTAAAACTGAGGCAAAGAAATCATATCTAAATGTCATCCTTGAAACTCTTTATAATATAGATACCAAGTTCTTAGATGCGGACTACGGAGTTCTTCAATCCCTTGTAAAACGACGGATTCCACAGCGCAGTTTACTTATGCTTTATACCAATTTTGAGCATATATCATCCTTACACCGACAACTCCCCTATCTTCAGGCCATTGCAAAAAAACATATGTTGGTGGTTATCTTTTTTGAAAATACTGAACTAAAATCTCTAATTGATTCTGAAGCAAAGACCGTATCCGAAATCGTAGATCAAACAATAGCACAAGAATTTGCATTGGATAAAAAACTAATGGTTCGCGAACTTCAGCAACGTGGAATCCAAACAGTATTGACATCACCGGAAGATCTTACCGTAAGTACCATCAACAAGTATCTTGAAATAAAAGCCCGTGGATTACTATAA
- the rpoC gene encoding DNA-directed RNA polymerase subunit beta' gives MNRNKENTVPRFNQISIGLASPESILAESRGEVLKPETINYRTHKPERDGLFCERIFGPVKDYECACGKYKRIRYKGIVCDRCGVEVTEKKVRRDRVGHINLVVPVAHIWYFRSLPNKIGYLLGLPSKKLDMIIYYERYVVIQPGIAKYEGGEAVKKLDFLTEEEYLAILDTLPQDNQYLEETDPNRFIAKMGAECLIDLLQRIDLNTLSYNLRHKANNETSKQRKTEALKRLQVVEALRDANQTRENKAEWMIMKVIPVIPPELRPLVPLDGGRFATSDLNDLYRRVIIRNNRLKRLMEIKAPEVILRNEKRMLQESVDSLFDNTRKSSAVKTDSNRPLKSLSDSLKGKQGRFRQNLLGKRVDYSARSVIVVGPELKLFECGLPKDMAAELYKPFVIRKLIERGIVKTVKSAKKIIDKKEPVVWDILENVLKGHPVLLNRAPTLHRLGIQAFQPKLIEGKAIQLHPLVCTAFNADFDGDQMAVHLPLGPEAILEAQLLMLASHNILNPANGSPVAVPSQDMVLGLYYMTKLRKSTPEHKVKGEGLTFYSAEEAIIAYNEGRVDLNAEIKIRTDDFNENRELVKRIITTTLGRVLFNEKVPVEAGFVNEVLTKKSLRDIIGQILKVTNVPTTSAFLDEIKTLGYKFAFEGGLSFSLGDIIIPEEKKTLIDDANSQVDSIINSYNMGLITNNERYNQVIDIWTATNAELTEYSMKRIREDKQGFNSVYMMLDSGARGSKEQIRQLTGMRGLMAKPKKSSAGGGEIIENPILSNFKEGLSILEYFISTHGARKGLADTALKTADAGYLTRRLVDVSQDVIINVEDCGTLRGIEVQSLKKNEEVVETLGARIVGRIALNDVINPLTKELLVASGDHITEEIAEAIEASPLDSVEVRSALTCEAKQGICSQCYGRNLATNKMVQRGEAVGVVAAQSIGEPGTQLTLRTFHVGGIAGNISEQNKLTVKFNGIADIDDLKTVKGEDSQGKAVDIVISRTAELKLVDKKTKITLSTNNIPYGSTLYVKNGDTLQAGDVVCSWDPYNGVIISEFAGKIKYENIVQGVTYQVEIDEQTGFQEKVISESRDKKRIPTLQILGKKDEVIRSYNLPVGAHIMVDDNEKIKIGKVLVKIPRKSAKAGDITGGLPRVTELFEARNPSNPAVVSEIDGVVSFGKIKRGNREIIIESRLGDVKKYLVKLSNQILVQENDYVRAGMPLSDGSITPEDILRIKGPSEVQQYLVNEVQEVYRLQGVKINDKHFEVVVRQMMRKVKIEDSGDTTFLEDQLVHKDDFIEENDKIFGMKVVTDAGDSQNLTEGQILTARALRDENSLLRRNDKQLAEAREAVPATATPVLQGITRASLQTKSFISAASFQETTKVLNEAAVAGKVDTLEGLKENVIVGHKIPAGTGMRAYDSIIVGSKQELEEMNRMKQEVNYN, from the coding sequence ATGAATAGAAATAAAGAAAATACAGTACCGAGATTTAACCAGATTTCTATTGGCTTGGCTTCGCCTGAGTCTATTTTGGCAGAGTCCAGAGGTGAGGTACTTAAACCTGAAACAATCAATTACCGTACGCACAAGCCAGAGCGTGATGGACTTTTCTGTGAGCGTATTTTTGGGCCTGTAAAGGACTACGAATGTGCTTGTGGTAAATACAAAAGAATCCGTTATAAAGGAATTGTTTGCGACCGTTGTGGAGTTGAGGTAACGGAAAAGAAAGTACGTCGCGATAGAGTAGGGCATATCAATTTGGTGGTGCCTGTTGCACATATTTGGTATTTCAGAAGTTTGCCAAATAAGATCGGTTATCTTTTAGGATTGCCGTCCAAGAAATTGGATATGATCATTTATTACGAACGATACGTGGTTATCCAGCCAGGTATCGCAAAATATGAAGGAGGAGAGGCAGTAAAGAAATTGGATTTCCTTACAGAAGAAGAATACCTAGCGATTCTAGATACCCTTCCGCAGGATAACCAATATCTTGAGGAAACAGATCCGAATAGATTTATCGCCAAAATGGGAGCAGAGTGCTTGATCGATCTTTTACAACGAATCGATTTGAATACGCTGTCTTACAACCTGCGCCATAAAGCAAACAATGAAACTTCAAAACAACGTAAAACTGAAGCTTTAAAAAGACTTCAGGTTGTAGAGGCTCTTCGTGATGCAAACCAAACCCGAGAGAATAAAGCAGAATGGATGATTATGAAAGTAATCCCTGTAATTCCACCAGAGTTACGTCCATTGGTGCCACTTGATGGAGGACGTTTCGCAACTTCCGATTTGAATGATTTGTACCGTCGTGTAATTATCCGAAACAATCGTTTAAAAAGATTGATGGAGATTAAAGCACCAGAGGTTATTCTTCGTAACGAAAAGAGAATGCTTCAGGAATCGGTAGACTCCTTGTTTGACAACACCCGTAAATCTTCAGCAGTAAAAACTGACAGTAACCGACCCCTGAAATCTCTTTCAGATTCCTTAAAAGGAAAACAAGGTCGTTTCCGTCAAAACTTGCTTGGTAAACGTGTGGATTATTCTGCTCGTTCGGTAATTGTCGTTGGACCTGAATTGAAATTGTTCGAATGTGGTCTTCCAAAAGACATGGCTGCCGAACTTTACAAACCTTTTGTCATCCGTAAATTGATTGAAAGAGGAATTGTAAAAACAGTAAAATCTGCAAAGAAAATTATTGATAAAAAAGAGCCTGTAGTTTGGGATATCCTTGAAAATGTTTTGAAAGGACACCCAGTGCTACTAAACCGTGCTCCAACCCTTCACCGTTTGGGGATCCAAGCGTTTCAGCCTAAATTGATCGAAGGAAAAGCTATCCAGTTGCACCCATTGGTGTGTACCGCATTTAACGCGGATTTCGATGGTGACCAAATGGCTGTCCATCTTCCACTTGGGCCAGAAGCTATCCTCGAAGCTCAATTGCTGATGCTTGCATCCCACAACATTTTGAACCCTGCAAATGGTTCACCAGTTGCGGTTCCTTCACAGGATATGGTTTTGGGTCTTTATTATATGACTAAGCTAAGAAAGTCAACACCTGAGCATAAAGTTAAAGGTGAAGGTCTTACTTTCTACTCTGCTGAGGAAGCAATTATAGCTTACAACGAAGGAAGAGTGGATCTGAACGCAGAGATTAAAATCCGCACAGATGATTTTAATGAAAACAGGGAGTTGGTAAAACGAATTATTACTACAACCTTAGGGAGAGTGCTTTTCAATGAGAAAGTACCTGTAGAAGCCGGTTTCGTAAATGAGGTTTTAACCAAGAAATCGCTTAGGGATATTATTGGACAAATTCTGAAAGTTACCAACGTACCTACAACTTCTGCTTTCCTTGATGAGATAAAAACTCTTGGATATAAGTTTGCATTTGAAGGTGGATTATCTTTTAGTCTAGGTGATATTATTATACCAGAAGAGAAGAAAACACTTATTGATGATGCCAATTCACAAGTAGATAGCATTATCAATAGCTATAACATGGGTCTTATTACCAATAACGAACGTTATAACCAGGTAATTGATATTTGGACTGCAACCAACGCTGAGCTTACCGAATATTCTATGAAGAGAATTCGTGAGGATAAACAGGGCTTTAACTCGGTATATATGATGCTTGACTCTGGAGCGAGGGGTTCTAAGGAACAAATTCGACAGCTTACAGGTATGCGTGGATTGATGGCCAAGCCTAAAAAATCCAGTGCAGGGGGTGGGGAAATTATTGAAAACCCTATTCTTTCTAACTTTAAGGAAGGTCTTTCAATTCTGGAATATTTTATTTCCACTCACGGTGCTCGTAAAGGTTTAGCCGATACGGCTCTTAAAACGGCGGATGCGGGTTACTTGACACGTCGTTTGGTGGACGTTTCACAAGATGTTATTATAAACGTTGAGGATTGTGGAACGCTAAGAGGAATTGAAGTTCAATCGTTGAAGAAGAACGAGGAAGTTGTAGAAACTTTAGGTGCCAGAATCGTTGGACGTATAGCCCTTAATGATGTTATCAATCCGTTGACCAAGGAATTGTTGGTAGCTTCGGGTGATCATATTACCGAAGAAATAGCTGAAGCAATTGAAGCTTCTCCGTTGGATAGTGTAGAAGTTCGTTCTGCGCTTACTTGCGAAGCTAAACAAGGTATCTGTTCTCAATGTTACGGTCGAAACCTAGCTACCAATAAAATGGTACAGCGAGGAGAAGCGGTTGGTGTTGTTGCAGCGCAATCCATTGGAGAGCCAGGTACACAGCTTACACTACGTACGTTCCACGTTGGAGGTATTGCAGGAAACATTTCTGAACAGAATAAACTTACTGTTAAATTTAACGGAATCGCCGACATCGACGATTTGAAAACCGTTAAAGGAGAAGACAGTCAAGGGAAAGCTGTGGATATTGTTATTTCACGTACTGCAGAGCTTAAACTTGTGGATAAGAAGACTAAAATTACTTTAAGTACAAATAACATTCCTTATGGTTCTACCCTTTATGTGAAAAATGGAGATACCCTTCAAGCTGGAGATGTAGTTTGTTCTTGGGATCCATATAACGGTGTGATCATTTCAGAATTTGCTGGAAAGATTAAATATGAAAACATTGTTCAAGGGGTTACCTATCAAGTGGAAATTGATGAGCAAACTGGTTTCCAAGAAAAAGTAATTTCAGAGTCAAGAGATAAAAAACGAATCCCGACATTACAGATTCTTGGTAAAAAAGATGAGGTAATCCGTTCTTATAACTTGCCAGTTGGTGCCCACATTATGGTGGATGACAATGAGAAGATTAAGATTGGTAAGGTACTTGTGAAAATTCCAAGAAAATCTGCCAAGGCGGGAGATATAACTGGAGGTCTTCCAAGAGTTACGGAGCTTTTCGAAGCTCGTAACCCTTCAAACCCAGCTGTGGTTAGTGAGATTGACGGGGTTGTTTCTTTTGGAAAGATTAAACGAGGAAACCGTGAAATTATAATCGAATCCAGACTAGGAGATGTTAAAAAGTACTTGGTTAAACTTTCGAACCAAATCTTGGTTCAGGAGAATGACTATGTACGCGCAGGAATGCCACTTTCTGATGGTTCGATAACTCCAGAAGATATCCTAAGAATTAAAGGACCTTCTGAGGTACAACAATATCTTGTGAATGAAGTTCAGGAAGTATACCGTCTTCAGGGTGTTAAGATTAACGATAAGCACTTTGAAGTAGTTGTAAGACAGATGATGCGCAAGGTGAAAATAGAGGATTCTGGTGACACTACTTTCCTTGAGGACCAATTGGTTCATAAGGATGATTTTATCGAAGAAAATGATAAGATCTTCGGAATGAAAGTAGTTACCGACGCTGGAGATTCTCAAAACCTCACCGAAGGACAGATTCTTACCGCTCGTGCCTTAAGAGATGAAAACTCACTCTTAAGAAGAAACGATAAACAATTGGCCGAAGCGCGTGAAGCTGTTCCAGCAACCGCAACTCCCGTACTACAAGGTATTACAAGAGCTTCGCTTCAGACCAAATCATTTATCTCTGCGGCATCGTTCCAGGAAACCACTAAAGTATTGAACGAAGCGGCCGTTGCCGGTAAAGTTGATACCTTGGAAGGTTTGAAGGAAAACGTTATTGTAGGACATAAAATACCAGCCGGAACAGGTATGCGTGCTTATGACTCAATAATTGTTGGCTCCAAACAGGAGTTGGAGGAAATGAACCGTATGAAGCAAGAAGTAAATTATAATTAA
- a CDS encoding transposase: MKANVRSIRKQRKYSIEFKKRIVADFESGKFSVPQLEKLHGVANPTIYGWIYKFSTFNEQGFRIIEMKDSSNQKMKELEARVKELERTVGRKQIMIDYLEKMMEIAKDELDIDIKKNFGTPQSTGSGKTNKK; this comes from the coding sequence ATGAAAGCAAATGTACGAAGTATTCGCAAGCAGCGTAAATACTCAATTGAATTTAAGAAAAGGATTGTTGCAGATTTTGAGAGTGGTAAGTTTAGCGTACCCCAATTAGAGAAGCTCCATGGGGTTGCAAACCCTACGATCTATGGTTGGATCTACAAATTCTCTACCTTTAACGAACAAGGATTTAGAATTATAGAGATGAAAGACAGCAGCAACCAAAAAATGAAGGAGCTCGAGGCCCGTGTAAAGGAGCTTGAGCGCACTGTGGGCAGAAAGCAGATAATGATCGATTATCTTGAGAAGATGATGGAGATCGCCAAGGATGAACTTGACATCGACATTAAAAAAAACTTCGGCACCCCACAATCAACTGGTTCCGGGAAAACAAACAAAAAATGA
- a CDS encoding IS3 family transposase, with protein sequence MSFSLNSLYKEAGLSKQAVAQYDTRQKIFDNKTAQLVLEADELREDHPGCGVEKMYYTLKPDFMGRDRFIELMMELGYRLKRKKNYRRTTIASKIYYPNLIKGMEIDHPSMVWQSDITYIPIGHRHYYAVFIIDVYTKKIVGYKVSDNMRAQANMDALNMALSENEAPLIHHSDRGSQYTYKEYIDLLENNGSKISMALSAQDNAFAERINRTIKEEYLDHWKPKDFGQLKRMMAKAVRNYNNKRLHNNNDRMSPEKFINQFSLLRPQQRKLMTIFNNEN encoded by the coding sequence ATGAGTTTTTCCCTGAACAGTCTTTATAAAGAAGCTGGTCTGAGCAAGCAGGCCGTTGCCCAGTATGACACCAGGCAAAAGATCTTTGATAACAAAACAGCACAGCTGGTTCTTGAAGCAGACGAACTGCGGGAGGACCATCCAGGTTGTGGGGTGGAGAAAATGTACTATACACTTAAGCCCGACTTTATGGGAAGGGATCGGTTTATAGAACTTATGATGGAACTGGGATATCGATTGAAGCGTAAAAAGAACTATAGAAGGACAACCATCGCTTCAAAGATCTATTATCCCAATCTTATAAAAGGAATGGAAATTGACCATCCGTCAATGGTATGGCAATCCGATATTACCTATATACCCATTGGCCATAGGCATTATTACGCTGTATTTATAATAGATGTCTATACCAAGAAGATTGTAGGCTATAAGGTGTCTGACAACATGAGAGCCCAGGCAAATATGGATGCTTTAAATATGGCATTGAGTGAAAACGAAGCTCCATTGATACACCATAGTGACAGAGGGAGTCAATATACTTACAAAGAGTATATAGACCTTCTAGAGAACAATGGAAGTAAAATAAGTATGGCACTCTCCGCACAGGACAATGCCTTTGCCGAGCGTATCAACAGAACCATAAAAGAGGAATATCTGGATCATTGGAAACCTAAAGACTTCGGTCAATTAAAAAGAATGATGGCAAAAGCCGTAAGGAATTATAACAATAAAAGATTACATAACAATAACGACAGAATGAGCCCTGAAAAGTTCATAAATCAATTTTCTTTGTTGAGGCCTCAACAAAGAAAATTGATGACTATTTTTAACAATGAAAATTAA
- a CDS encoding hydrogen peroxide-inducible genes activator, producing the protein MTITQLRYVLAVAEHQNFTKAAEKTFVTQPTLSMQIQKLEQELDILIFDRGKKPIELTPVGEKIVEQARSIVNESERMQDVVDQEKGFIGGLYKLGIIPTVMPTLLPMFLKTFSNRYPKVHLKIEELNTDEIITQINEGYLDAAIAATPLEQAKIKERPLFYEPFVGYIPENHRLYAKKDLEKEDLDIQDILLLEDGHCFRDGIINLCKASKNQTHEKFQLESGSFETLVKLSDEGLGMTLLPYLNTLDIPTNKTKNLKYFKNPSPAREISLIYSTNELKMQITNALYDIISGVIRGAIAFQDVKIISPKKK; encoded by the coding sequence ATGACAATTACCCAACTAAGATACGTTTTGGCAGTAGCTGAACATCAGAATTTCACGAAGGCTGCTGAAAAAACATTTGTCACTCAGCCAACGCTAAGTATGCAAATTCAAAAACTGGAACAGGAACTCGATATCCTTATTTTTGACAGAGGAAAGAAACCCATTGAACTCACTCCGGTAGGGGAAAAAATTGTTGAGCAGGCGCGCAGTATCGTAAATGAGTCTGAACGGATGCAGGATGTTGTGGATCAAGAGAAAGGTTTTATTGGTGGATTGTACAAATTGGGCATCATTCCTACGGTAATGCCTACCCTGCTCCCGATGTTTCTCAAAACGTTTTCAAATAGGTATCCTAAAGTACATTTGAAAATTGAAGAATTAAATACTGATGAAATAATTACCCAAATAAATGAAGGATATCTAGACGCTGCTATTGCCGCTACGCCGTTGGAGCAAGCAAAAATAAAAGAGCGACCCTTATTTTATGAGCCATTTGTGGGATATATACCAGAGAACCATCGATTGTATGCTAAAAAGGATTTAGAGAAGGAGGATTTGGATATCCAGGATATTCTGTTGTTAGAAGATGGCCACTGTTTTAGGGATGGAATAATTAATTTATGTAAAGCTTCCAAAAACCAGACCCATGAGAAATTCCAATTGGAAAGTGGAAGTTTTGAAACTTTGGTCAAATTATCCGACGAGGGATTGGGAATGACGCTCCTTCCCTATTTAAATACCTTAGATATTCCTACTAACAAAACAAAGAACTTGAAATATTTCAAAAACCCATCCCCCGCAAGAGAAATCAGCCTCATATATAGCACGAATGAATTAAAAATGCAGATTACCAACGCACTTTACGATATAATTTCGGGTGTTATTCGAGGTGCAATTGCTTTTCAGGATGTAAAGATTATCAGTCCGAAGAAGAAATAG